A section of the Pseudomonas lini genome encodes:
- a CDS encoding LysR substrate-binding domain-containing protein: protein MKTILLRSNQALIFATVASCGSFTQAADALGCSKAHASAQVIALEKALGVQLMLRTTRRLTLTDAGNRYLEYAQQLREMLTNAERIVGATRLEVGGRLRVTAPNSFADRVIPALIQAFQKVHPAIEFDVDFTLQPRDLVADGFDVGFRSVNQQDAYLVSRPAGVLQQVVVASADFIGHYGWLEQPYELASVPCVVNNHLADSNQWLFTKGAQSCEVDITAGARFGGYTAVRGAALLGIGAARLPLYLVDQDLKTRALLPLCSGWVMPGFALDIVYPGHRHVPLSTRTFVTFSLEWLSLQNQIKWFA, encoded by the coding sequence GTGAAGACAATTCTGCTCCGATCCAACCAGGCACTGATCTTTGCTACGGTCGCAAGTTGTGGCAGCTTCACGCAGGCTGCTGATGCCTTGGGATGCTCGAAGGCGCACGCCAGCGCGCAAGTCATTGCATTGGAGAAGGCCCTCGGTGTCCAGCTCATGCTCCGCACTACTCGACGTCTGACCCTCACCGACGCCGGTAATCGCTATTTGGAGTATGCGCAGCAGTTACGCGAAATGCTGACCAATGCGGAGCGAATCGTAGGCGCCACTCGCCTTGAGGTCGGCGGGCGTTTACGCGTGACTGCGCCCAACTCATTCGCCGATCGAGTGATACCCGCACTGATCCAGGCCTTTCAAAAGGTACATCCGGCTATTGAGTTCGATGTAGATTTCACCCTGCAACCTCGTGACCTTGTGGCTGATGGTTTCGACGTTGGTTTCCGTTCTGTTAATCAGCAAGATGCTTATTTGGTGTCTCGCCCCGCAGGGGTGTTGCAACAAGTCGTTGTCGCCAGTGCAGACTTCATTGGCCACTATGGCTGGCTCGAACAGCCTTACGAACTCGCAAGCGTGCCTTGCGTAGTGAATAATCATTTGGCCGACTCCAACCAGTGGTTATTCACCAAGGGTGCACAGTCGTGCGAGGTCGACATCACCGCAGGCGCTCGCTTCGGTGGTTACACGGCAGTGCGCGGCGCCGCATTGTTGGGCATCGGAGCGGCACGCCTGCCTTTATATTTGGTAGATCAAGATCTTAAAACCAGAGCGTTACTACCGCTCTGTTCAGGCTGGGTCATGCCCGGCTTTGCACTGGACATCGTCTACCCCGGCCACCGTCATGTCCCTCTGAGCACCCGAACCTTCGTTACCTTTTCGCTGGAATGGCTCTCGCTGCAGAACCAAATCAAATGGTTCGCGTGA
- a CDS encoding FAD-dependent oxidoreductase has translation MAAAHYPHLLAPLDLGFTTLRNRTLMGSMHTGLEEKPGGFERMAAYFAERALGGVGLMVTGGIGPNDEGGVYSGAAKLTTEEEALKHLIVTRAVHEAGGKICMQILHAGRYAYSPKQVAPSAIQAPINPFKPKELDEEGIEKQISDFVTCSTLAQKAEYDGVEIMGSEGYFINQFLAAHTNHRTDRWGGAYENRMRLPVEIVRRVREAVGPNFIIIFRLSMLDLVEGGSSWEEIVQLAKAIEQAGATIINTGIGWHEARIPTIATKVPRAAFSKVTAKLRGEVGIPLITTNRINTPEVAEQILADGDADMVSMARPFLADPDFVNKAAAGRGDEINTCIGCNQACLDHTFGGKLTSCLVNPRACHETELNYLPVQQIKKIAVVGAGPAGLSAATVAAERGHQVTLFDSASEIGGQFNIAKRVPGKEEFFETLRYFNRKLQTTNVELCLNTRVDVAQLVDGGYDEIILATGIAPRTPAIPGVEHAKVLSYLDVILERKPVGKRVAVIGAGGIGFDVSEFLVHEGVATSQDREAFWKEWGIDTHLEARGGVAGIKAEPHAPAREVFLLQRKTSKVGDGLGKTTGWIHRTGLKNKQVQMLNSVEYLKIDDEGLHIRIGESGEPQVLPVDNIVICAGQDPLRELQEGLVAAGQSVHLIGGADVAAELDAKRAINQGSRLAAEL, from the coding sequence ATGGCCGCCGCTCATTACCCGCACCTGTTGGCCCCGCTGGACCTGGGTTTTACCACGTTGCGCAACCGCACCCTGATGGGCTCGATGCACACGGGGCTTGAGGAAAAACCCGGCGGTTTCGAGCGCATGGCTGCCTACTTCGCCGAGCGTGCCCTTGGCGGCGTTGGCCTGATGGTCACCGGCGGTATTGGCCCGAACGATGAAGGCGGGGTTTACTCCGGCGCGGCCAAACTGACCACCGAGGAAGAGGCGCTCAAGCACCTGATCGTCACCCGAGCGGTGCACGAGGCAGGCGGCAAGATCTGCATGCAGATTCTTCATGCCGGGCGTTATGCCTACAGCCCGAAACAAGTGGCACCGAGCGCGATCCAGGCGCCGATCAACCCGTTCAAGCCTAAAGAGCTGGACGAGGAAGGCATCGAGAAACAAATCAGCGATTTCGTCACTTGCTCGACCCTGGCGCAAAAAGCCGAGTACGACGGCGTCGAGATCATGGGCTCCGAAGGTTATTTCATTAACCAGTTCCTCGCGGCCCACACCAACCATCGCACTGACCGCTGGGGTGGCGCTTACGAAAACCGCATGCGTCTGCCGGTAGAAATCGTCCGTCGGGTGCGCGAAGCGGTAGGCCCCAACTTCATCATTATCTTCCGTCTGTCGATGCTCGACCTGGTGGAAGGCGGCAGCAGTTGGGAAGAGATCGTGCAATTGGCCAAGGCCATCGAGCAGGCCGGTGCGACGATCATCAACACCGGTATCGGCTGGCACGAAGCGCGGATTCCGACCATCGCCACCAAGGTGCCGCGTGCGGCGTTCAGCAAGGTCACGGCCAAGCTGCGTGGGGAGGTAGGAATTCCGCTGATCACCACTAACCGCATCAATACCCCGGAAGTCGCCGAGCAGATTCTGGCTGACGGCGATGCCGACATGGTGTCCATGGCGCGCCCGTTCCTCGCCGACCCGGATTTCGTCAACAAGGCTGCGGCCGGTCGTGGCGATGAAATCAACACCTGCATCGGTTGCAACCAGGCCTGCCTGGATCATACCTTTGGCGGCAAGTTGACCAGTTGTTTGGTGAACCCGCGAGCCTGCCATGAAACCGAACTCAATTACCTGCCGGTGCAGCAGATCAAGAAAATCGCCGTGGTCGGCGCGGGTCCTGCGGGGCTGTCTGCCGCGACCGTGGCTGCTGAACGTGGTCATCAGGTGACCCTGTTCGATTCGGCCAGCGAAATCGGCGGTCAGTTCAACATCGCCAAGCGCGTGCCGGGCAAGGAAGAGTTCTTCGAAACCCTGCGCTACTTCAACCGAAAATTGCAGACCACCAACGTCGAGCTATGCCTGAACACCCGTGTGGATGTGGCGCAGTTGGTCGATGGCGGTTACGACGAAATCATTCTCGCCACTGGCATCGCCCCAAGAACCCCGGCAATTCCGGGCGTCGAACACGCCAAGGTGCTGAGCTACCTGGACGTGATCCTCGAGCGCAAACCGGTGGGCAAGCGCGTCGCGGTGATCGGCGCCGGTGGTATTGGTTTCGACGTGTCGGAATTTCTCGTTCACGAAGGCGTGGCCACCAGTCAGGATCGTGAAGCGTTCTGGAAGGAGTGGGGCATCGATACACACCTCGAAGCGCGCGGTGGCGTTGCTGGGATCAAGGCTGAACCGCATGCACCGGCCCGTGAAGTGTTCCTGCTGCAACGCAAGACATCCAAGGTCGGCGACGGCCTGGGCAAGACCACCGGCTGGATTCACCGCACGGGTCTGAAGAACAAGCAGGTGCAGATGCTCAACAGTGTCGAATACCTGAAGATCGACGACGAAGGCCTACACATCCGCATCGGTGAAAGCGGCGAACCGCAGGTGCTGCCGGTGGACAACATTGTGATCTGCGCCGGGCAGGATCCGTTGCGCGAATTGCAGGAAGGTCTGGTCGCTGCCGGGCAGAGTGTGCACTTGATCGGCGGCGCGGACGTGGCGGCGGAGCTGGATGCCAAGCGTGCGATCAACCAGGGTTCGCGGTTGGCGGCTGAGTTGTAA
- a CDS encoding 1-aminocyclopropane-1-carboxylate deaminase/D-cysteine desulfhydrase, whose translation MLLPPDDWLPQAPLEPLHLDWLTTAGIEVAILRLDQIDPLISGNKWFKLIEHLKAADQTGAQGIISLGGAHSNHLHALAAAGKRFGFTTVGLLRGHPQDTPTVKDLQAFGMHLHWLGYGGYRARHEPGFWQPWREQYPALHPVPEGGGGWLGAKGCMRLKEMAYEQLSGLGWNHYDGWWLACGTGTTLAGLFLAEAGEHPVYGALAVPDDHGVAQQVEMIVQEAGLIDPAYELLDASRGGFAKVDPPLLAFIEQTEQASGIPLEPLYTGKALLALKQQAQAGKFARGTRLIFIHTGGLQGRRGFSSRREG comes from the coding sequence ATGCTTCTCCCACCCGACGATTGGCTACCCCAAGCCCCCCTCGAACCCCTTCACCTCGACTGGCTCACCACCGCCGGCATCGAAGTAGCAATCCTGCGTCTGGACCAGATCGACCCGCTGATCAGCGGCAACAAATGGTTCAAACTCATCGAACACCTGAAAGCCGCCGACCAGACCGGCGCCCAAGGCATCATCAGCCTGGGCGGTGCTCATTCCAACCATCTCCATGCATTGGCCGCAGCGGGCAAACGCTTTGGTTTCACCACGGTCGGCCTACTGCGCGGGCATCCGCAAGACACCCCGACGGTGAAGGACTTGCAGGCGTTCGGCATGCACTTGCATTGGTTGGGTTATGGCGGTTATCGAGCGCGACACGAACCGGGTTTCTGGCAGCCATGGCGGGAGCAATACCCTGCGCTACATCCAGTGCCGGAAGGTGGCGGCGGCTGGCTTGGGGCGAAGGGCTGCATGCGGCTGAAGGAGATGGCCTACGAACAACTGAGCGGTCTGGGCTGGAACCACTACGATGGTTGGTGGCTGGCCTGCGGAACGGGCACGACCCTGGCCGGGCTGTTTCTGGCCGAGGCGGGTGAGCATCCGGTGTATGGCGCGCTGGCGGTGCCTGACGATCATGGCGTGGCGCAGCAGGTTGAGATGATTGTGCAGGAAGCCGGCCTGATCGATCCCGCCTATGAACTGCTGGACGCCAGCCGTGGCGGTTTTGCCAAAGTCGATCCGCCGTTGCTTGCGTTCATCGAGCAGACCGAACAGGCCAGCGGCATTCCCCTCGAACCGTTGTACACCGGCAAAGCGTTGCTTGCGCTCAAACAACAAGCCCAGGCGGGTAAATTTGCCCGGGGCACGCGGCTGATCTTCATCCACACCGGCGGCTTGCAGGGCCGCCGGGGTTTCAGTTCACGGCGAGAGGGCTAA
- a CDS encoding cytochrome b encodes MPWKNSESRYSTVSIALHWLMLVLLIVVYACIELRGIFPKGSGGRTLIKEAHFMLGLTVFVLVWLRLFARSLGPAPQIFPASPRWQTLLAKLMHWALYIFMITMPILGWLITSAEGHQVMFYGIDLPLLIEENKPLAKQLEGWHVLGGTIGYWLIGLHAVAGLYHHYVVRDNTLLRMMPKRG; translated from the coding sequence ATGCCCTGGAAAAATTCCGAATCGCGCTACAGCACCGTATCGATCGCGCTGCACTGGTTGATGCTGGTTCTGCTAATAGTGGTTTACGCCTGCATCGAATTGCGCGGGATATTCCCCAAAGGCAGTGGCGGCCGGACGCTGATCAAGGAAGCGCATTTCATGCTCGGCTTGACGGTGTTCGTGCTGGTCTGGCTGCGTCTGTTCGCCCGCAGTCTGGGGCCGGCACCGCAGATCTTCCCCGCCTCGCCTCGTTGGCAAACCCTGCTCGCCAAACTGATGCATTGGGCGCTGTATATTTTCATGATCACCATGCCGATTCTGGGCTGGCTGATTACTAGCGCCGAGGGGCATCAGGTGATGTTCTATGGCATCGATCTACCGTTGCTGATCGAAGAAAACAAACCGCTGGCCAAGCAGCTTGAGGGCTGGCATGTGCTCGGCGGGACGATCGGCTATTGGCTGATCGGCCTGCACGCCGTGGCTGGGCTTTATCACCATTATGTGGTGCGCGATAACACCTTGCTGCGGATGATGCCCAAGCGCGGTTGA
- a CDS encoding type VI secretion system Vgr family protein, translated as MHNDKESPFTLTLLDGDLSLQVLQFSGREGLNQPYRFDIDVIGLAPAMHLDQWLQQPAFLRLADDQGIHGVIHSVSREHRGKHRVGYSLVLAPHLQDLDRHRSRRVFHRLSVPAIMRQLLEEHQLPERSYRLELVNGCYPPRPFCIQYDESDLAFLQRLCEEEGIHYHFEHQHDGHVLVLADDSLSFPQEPLLMPFQDDAFNDSTLPVISELFQRHDPAPAPARWEARNRGAQVIGDGAANHPFTRTGPMTARPAPEQLHHDQLSRRRLERLRCPQRQIHGQSNQSELCSGRILQVAQHPLSSFNDQWLLTDIRHQGQQPSILAEHQPGSARRYSNQFTAIPWSTVFRPALKQTRPSIPGYQTARVQGPAGQPAVLDDLGRIQVRLWPTQASDADESDGFWLPVALATPDARIDPARLPMAGTDVLISFLDSDPDRPVLCAGMGHPQPSRPPPEPRRDGRLLLDWLVNRSDLAP; from the coding sequence ATGCACAACGACAAGGAAAGCCCCTTCACCCTGACACTCCTCGACGGCGATTTGAGTCTGCAGGTGTTGCAGTTCAGTGGCCGTGAAGGTCTCAACCAGCCCTATCGATTCGACATCGACGTGATCGGCCTCGCCCCGGCGATGCACCTCGACCAATGGCTGCAACAACCGGCGTTTTTGCGGTTGGCGGATGACCAAGGCATTCACGGCGTGATCCACAGCGTCAGTCGCGAACATCGCGGCAAGCACCGGGTCGGCTACTCTCTGGTGCTCGCGCCTCATCTTCAAGACTTGGATCGGCACCGTTCGCGTCGGGTGTTTCATCGTCTCAGCGTGCCCGCGATCATGCGCCAGTTGCTGGAGGAGCATCAGTTGCCCGAGCGCAGCTATCGCCTCGAACTGGTAAACGGCTGCTACCCGCCCCGACCTTTTTGTATTCAGTACGATGAGAGCGATCTGGCCTTCCTGCAGCGGCTGTGTGAAGAGGAAGGCATCCACTATCACTTCGAACATCAGCACGACGGACACGTGCTGGTGCTGGCCGATGACAGCTTGAGTTTTCCTCAGGAACCGCTGCTGATGCCGTTCCAGGACGACGCATTCAACGACTCCACCTTGCCAGTCATCAGCGAACTGTTCCAACGCCATGACCCGGCCCCCGCCCCTGCACGATGGGAGGCCAGAAACCGCGGCGCGCAGGTGATCGGCGATGGAGCGGCCAACCACCCGTTCACCAGAACGGGGCCGATGACGGCACGCCCCGCGCCCGAACAGCTGCATCACGACCAGCTCAGCCGCCGACGGCTGGAACGCCTGCGTTGCCCACAACGGCAGATCCACGGCCAAAGCAACCAGAGCGAACTGTGCAGCGGACGTATCCTGCAAGTGGCGCAGCACCCGCTCTCGAGCTTCAACGATCAGTGGCTGCTCACCGATATCCGGCACCAAGGACAGCAGCCGTCGATTCTCGCCGAGCACCAGCCCGGCAGTGCTCGGCGCTACAGCAATCAGTTCACGGCCATTCCCTGGTCAACGGTCTTCAGGCCGGCGCTCAAACAAACCAGGCCGAGCATCCCGGGCTATCAGACCGCCCGGGTGCAGGGCCCCGCCGGACAACCCGCGGTGCTCGATGATTTGGGCCGGATACAGGTCAGACTATGGCCGACGCAGGCATCCGACGCGGATGAATCCGACGGTTTCTGGTTACCGGTCGCCCTCGCAACGCCGGACGCTCGGATCGATCCGGCCAGGCTGCCGATGGCCGGCACCGACGTTCTGATCAGTTTTCTCGACAGCGACCCGGACCGACCGGTGCTATGTGCTGGCATGGGCCATCCCCAGCCTTCCCGCCCCCCTCCCGAGCCACGCCGCGATGGCCGTCTGCTGCTCGATTGGCTGGTCAACCGCTCGGATCTCGCCCCCTGA
- a CDS encoding YebC/PmpR family DNA-binding transcriptional regulator, with amino-acid sequence MGAQWKVKHKEAASNAKGKIFGKLVKEITIAARNGADTATNAHLRLVVEQAKKASMPKETLDRAIKKGAGLLGETVQYHRVTYEGFAPHQVPLIVECVTDNINRTVAEIRVAFRKGQLGASGSVAWDFNHVGMIEASPDSPDADPEMAAIEAGAQDFEPGEDGATLFLTEPADLDAVQKALPEQGFTVLSAKLGYQPKNPVSGLSDEQMAEVEAFLEGLDNHDDVQDMFVGLAG; translated from the coding sequence ATGGGCGCACAGTGGAAGGTTAAACACAAAGAAGCGGCATCTAACGCCAAGGGCAAGATCTTCGGCAAACTGGTAAAAGAAATCACCATCGCCGCCCGCAACGGTGCCGATACTGCCACCAACGCACACCTGCGTCTGGTGGTCGAGCAGGCCAAGAAAGCCTCGATGCCCAAGGAAACCCTGGATCGCGCGATCAAGAAAGGCGCGGGCCTGTTGGGCGAAACCGTGCAATACCATCGCGTGACGTATGAAGGGTTCGCACCGCATCAGGTGCCGCTGATCGTCGAATGCGTGACTGATAACATCAACCGCACCGTCGCTGAAATCCGCGTCGCGTTCCGTAAGGGCCAGTTGGGCGCTTCCGGTTCGGTGGCCTGGGACTTCAACCACGTCGGCATGATCGAGGCGTCCCCGGACAGCCCTGACGCCGATCCGGAAATGGCTGCGATCGAAGCCGGTGCCCAGGATTTCGAACCGGGTGAAGACGGCGCGACGCTGTTCCTGACCGAACCTGCAGACCTGGATGCGGTCCAGAAAGCGCTACCGGAGCAGGGTTTCACCGTGTTGTCGGCCAAGTTGGGTTACCAGCCGAAGAACCCGGTCAGCGGCCTGAGCGACGAGCAGATGGCGGAAGTCGAAGCGTTCCTCGAAGGCCTCGATAACCATGATGACGTACAGGACATGTTTGTCGGGTTGGCGGGTTAA